Proteins found in one Triticum aestivum cultivar Chinese Spring chromosome 4D, IWGSC CS RefSeq v2.1, whole genome shotgun sequence genomic segment:
- the LOC123098170 gene encoding squalene monooxygenase SE1, with protein MTPGAGPHCGMAAAAGVWQLVGVAVATLLAAVLVAVALGRQRQRRRRAPLEGIPAPEDGCEVADGAWSAAVDGPTDVIIVGAGVAGSALAYTLGKDGRRVHVIERDLTEPDRIVGELLQPGGYLKLMELGLQDCVDEIDAQRVLGYALFKDGKNTKLSYPLEKFHSDVAGRSFHNGRFIQRMREKAASLPNVQLEQGTVTSLLEENGTVKGVQYKIKSGEELKAYAPLTIVCDGCFSNLRRALCSPKVEVPSCFVGLVLENCELPHANHGHVILANPSPILFYPISSTEVRCLVDVPGQKVPSIASGEMANYLKTVVAPQIPPQIYDSFIAAIDKGSIRTMPNRSMPAAPHPTPGALLMGDAFNMRHPLTGGGMTVALSDIVVLRNLIKPLRNLHDASALCKYLESFYTLRKPVASTINTLAGALYKVFSSSPDKARDEMRQACFDYLSLGGVCSNGPIALLSGLNPRPLSLVAHFFAVAIFGVGRLMLPLPSPKRMWTGARLISGACGIIFPIIKAEGVRQMFFPATVPAYYRAPPEAEF; from the exons ATGACCCCAGGAGCAGGCCCCCATTGCGGCATGGCTGCGGCCGCCGGCGTCTGGCAGCTCGTTGGCGTCGCCGTGGCCACGCTCCTCGCGGCGGTCCTCGTAGCCGTCGCGCTGGGGCGCCAGCGCCAGCGCCGCCGCAGGGCCCCGCTCGAAGGGATCCCCGCGCCGGAGGACGGCTGCGAGGTCGCTGACGGCGCATGGAGCGCGGCAGTCGACGGCCCGACGGACGTCATCATCGTCGGAGCCGGGGTCGCCGGATCTGCCCTCGCCTACACGCTCGGAAAG GATGGCCGACGGGTGCATGTTATAGAGAGAGACCTTACAGAGCCCGATAGAATTGTGGGTGAATTGTTACAACCCGGAGGCTACCTGAAATTGATGGAATTGGGTCTGCAGG ACTGCGTTGATGAAATTGATGCACAGCGTGTCCTTGGTTATGCATTATTCAAAGATGGGAAGAACACAAAACTTTCTTACCCCTTGGAGAAGTTCCATTCAGATGTGGCTGGCAGGAGCTTTCACAATGGACGGTTCATACAGAGGATGCGTGAAAAGGCTGCATCTTTGCCCAA TGTCCAACTGGAGCAAGGAACAGTTACATCTTTGCTTGAAGAAAATGGTACAGTTAAGGGTGTGCAATACAAGATCAAGTCAGGTGAAGAACTAAAAGCTTATGCACCATTGACAATTGTATGTGATGGCTGCTTTTCGAACTTAAGACGTGCCCTTTGCTCCCCAAAG GTTGAGGTGCCGTCTTGCTTTGTTGGCCTGGTCCTGGAGAATTGTGAACTTCCTCATGCGAACCATGGCCATGTTATCTTGGCCAATCCTTCTCCCATCCTATTTTACCCGATAAGCAGCACCGAGGTTCGCTGTTTGGTAGATGTCCCTGGTCAGAAGGTGCCTTCCATAGCAAGTGGTGAAATGGCAAATTATCTCAAGACCGTGGTTGCACCTCAG ATTCCTCCACAAATCTATGATTCTTTTATAGCAGCAATTGATAAGGGAAGCATAAGAACAATGCCAAATAGGAGCATGCCAGCTGCACCACACCCAACACCTGGTGCACTTTTGATGGGAGACGCTTTCAATATGCGACACCCTTTAACTGGTGGAGGAATGACTGTTGCATTATCAGATATAGTTGTCCTGCGTAATCTTATCAAGCCTCTTCGCAATCTGCATGATGCCTCTGCCCTCTGCAAATACCTAGAGTCATTCTATACTCTGCGGAAG CCGGTTGCTTCTACAATAAACACATTGGCTGGTGCTCTGTACAAAGTCTTCAGTTCCTCACCTGACAAGGCTAGGGATGAGATGCGCCAAGCTTGTTTTGATTACTTGAGCCTTGGAGGTGTCTGTTCAAATGGGCCCATTGCTCTACTCTCTGGTCTTAATCCTCGGCCATTGAGTTTGGTTGCACACTTCTTTGCTGTTGCTATCTTCGGTGTTGGACGACTGATGCTCCCCCTTCCTTCACCTAAACGAATGTGGACTGGAGCGAGATTGATTTCG GGTGCATGTGGTATCATCTTCCCAATCATCAAAGCTGAAGGTGTGAGGCAAATGTTCTTCCCTGCTACCGTCCCCGCGTATTACCGTGCACCTCCTGAAGCGGAGTTCTGA